From a single Fulvivirga ulvae genomic region:
- a CDS encoding response regulator transcription factor, giving the protein MADILIIEDEPMMRLGLKDNLEFEGYRIDLAVSGKEGYEKAIDGSYDLILLDVMLPELSGFEVCKKLRQNGNSTPVILLTARGEEIDKVLGLEIGADDYVTKPFSVRELIARIKALLRRVKTEDQGSAEDLEVRIGRLDIHFGNYTASDGDTEIKMSHKEFEILQYLYQHKNQLVSRYDLLENVWGYEEKPTTRTVDNFMVKLRQKVEANPNQPRIILTVHGAGYKMIY; this is encoded by the coding sequence ATGGCTGATATCTTAATCATTGAAGATGAACCCATGATGCGGCTTGGGCTAAAAGATAACCTGGAGTTTGAAGGGTATCGTATTGATCTTGCGGTTAGCGGCAAAGAAGGCTATGAAAAAGCTATTGACGGAAGCTATGACCTCATATTGCTGGATGTAATGTTGCCCGAGCTTTCGGGTTTTGAGGTATGTAAAAAGCTGAGGCAAAATGGAAACTCAACTCCGGTAATATTGTTAACAGCCAGAGGGGAAGAAATTGATAAGGTTCTTGGCCTTGAGATCGGGGCTGATGACTATGTGACCAAACCCTTTAGTGTAAGGGAGTTAATCGCCAGGATTAAAGCACTGCTTCGGCGGGTAAAAACGGAGGATCAAGGGAGCGCGGAAGATTTGGAGGTCAGAATTGGAAGGTTGGATATCCATTTTGGTAATTATACTGCCTCAGACGGGGACACTGAAATAAAAATGTCTCACAAGGAATTTGAAATACTACAGTATTTATATCAGCACAAAAATCAACTTGTAAGCCGATACGATCTGCTGGAGAATGTGTGGGGCTATGAAGAAAAGCCAACAACACGAACAGTAGATAACTTTATGGTAAAGCTGAGACAAAAAGTGGAAGCTAACCCTAATCAACCCAGGATCATCCTTACCGTACACGGGGCCGGATATAAAATGATCTATTGA
- a CDS encoding beta galactosidase jelly roll domain-containing protein, giving the protein MRTALISILVFLLNASFAQERLINLEGRWKFSIGDKISWADPSYDDSSWETIYAPEIWENQGFHGYDGFAWYRKSFDITNLPDNKSLYLHLGYIDDADEVYLNGKLIGFSGHMPPKFKTAYRAERQYTFPVQYLNKNGPNVIAVRVYDATREGGISGGKLGVYASSYSSGLIVDLQGVWSFRKDNQGYRREDWEQIMVPIPWEPQGHEEYDGWATYKKTFTLPAGTSAENLVLVLGKIDDFDRTYLNGKLIGTTRDDRPLGKSYSYNELRVYTIPAGLIRLNEENTIIIEVEDIGMTGGIWKGPIGITTVTRYYRYLKD; this is encoded by the coding sequence TTGAGAACAGCGCTTATATCCATCTTGGTATTTCTTTTGAACGCTTCTTTTGCTCAGGAGCGACTTATCAACCTTGAGGGCCGGTGGAAGTTTTCTATTGGCGATAAAATTTCATGGGCTGACCCCTCTTATGACGACAGCTCGTGGGAAACCATTTACGCTCCGGAAATATGGGAGAACCAGGGTTTTCACGGTTACGATGGCTTTGCCTGGTACAGAAAATCCTTTGACATCACTAACCTGCCTGATAATAAAAGCCTGTATCTGCATCTTGGCTATATTGATGATGCCGATGAAGTTTATCTTAACGGTAAGCTCATAGGTTTTTCCGGGCATATGCCTCCCAAATTTAAAACTGCTTATCGAGCAGAGAGGCAATACACTTTTCCTGTTCAATACCTCAACAAGAACGGCCCAAATGTTATTGCTGTACGTGTATACGATGCAACCCGTGAAGGTGGAATTTCCGGAGGTAAGCTTGGTGTCTACGCATCGAGCTATTCTTCCGGTTTAATCGTAGATCTTCAAGGGGTTTGGTCTTTTAGAAAAGATAACCAAGGCTATAGAAGGGAAGACTGGGAGCAGATCATGGTGCCCATTCCGTGGGAACCCCAGGGGCATGAAGAATATGACGGCTGGGCTACCTATAAAAAAACATTTACCCTACCTGCAGGGACATCTGCTGAAAACCTTGTTTTAGTACTTGGCAAAATAGATGACTTTGACCGTACATACCTGAACGGTAAATTAATAGGCACTACCAGAGATGACAGGCCATTGGGTAAAAGCTACTCCTATAATGAGCTGAGGGTCTACACTATCCCTGCCGGATTGATCAGGCTAAATGAAGAAAACACCATAATTATTGAAGTGGAGGATATCGGGATGACAGGTGGGATCTGGAAAGGCCCTATAGGTATAACAACGGTGACCAGGTACTATCGATATTTGAAAGATTAA
- a CDS encoding M61 family metallopeptidase — translation MKKLFILSLLTICAISVFANDNYKYTIDLTKVNEDKVFVELEPPAIKENEITFYLPKIIPGTYSIADYGRMVSEFSAYDKKGRKLETERINDNSWTIKGAKKLAKISYWVEDTYDTEKDGPDIFEPAGTNIEADKNYVLNPSGFFGYFEGMKEVPFDINIIRKENFYGATGLVPATVGADLSTVIDLEKSEKAEASGKKVDQFKVEDYDRLVDSPIMYSAPDTALIKVADTEVLIASYSPNNMVTAEQIAASIKEILQAQKEYLGGELPVDKYAFIFYFTDQPVLSYGALEHSYSSFYYMPEMQIQAMAQQLRDFAAHEFFHIVTPLTIHSEEIDNFDFNDPKMSKHLWMYEGVTEYFAGNMQIQYDLIGPDEYLEMIREKMITASDFLDTVAFTDISKFTLEKYSDQYYNVYLKGALIGLALDLKLLELSNGEYGLQELMHDLSKKYGKNSAFDDEQLFDIITEMTYPEIGEFLKTYVGGTKPLPYKEIFQTVGINYIPEENIELYSIGLQQQNITIAEHEGQKYLAIAGVDNLNAMGDSLAFEEGDILLKINGQSIPPLGPEIGPFIGNIQNSLDEGQTLSYTVLRKDDEGNFNEVELSSPVFKVQAVQQHLFELMENPTEKQLLIREAWLRP, via the coding sequence ATGAAAAAACTATTTATTCTAAGCCTGTTAACCATTTGTGCAATATCTGTATTTGCCAATGACAACTATAAGTATACAATTGATCTGACTAAAGTTAATGAAGACAAGGTTTTTGTAGAGCTTGAGCCACCCGCGATCAAAGAGAATGAAATCACATTTTACCTTCCGAAGATCATTCCCGGCACGTACAGCATTGCCGACTATGGCAGAATGGTCTCTGAGTTCTCCGCATATGATAAAAAGGGGCGGAAACTTGAAACCGAAAGGATTAACGACAATTCATGGACTATAAAGGGCGCCAAAAAGCTGGCAAAGATCAGCTATTGGGTAGAAGATACTTATGATACAGAAAAAGACGGGCCAGATATATTTGAACCAGCCGGAACCAACATTGAAGCAGACAAAAATTATGTACTGAACCCCAGTGGCTTTTTCGGATATTTCGAAGGTATGAAAGAAGTGCCTTTTGACATTAATATCATTCGCAAGGAAAACTTTTACGGCGCTACAGGATTGGTACCTGCCACCGTAGGAGCTGATCTGAGCACGGTAATTGATTTGGAAAAATCAGAAAAAGCAGAGGCCTCCGGTAAAAAAGTAGACCAGTTTAAAGTGGAGGATTACGACCGGCTGGTAGATTCACCTATCATGTACAGTGCTCCGGATACTGCACTTATCAAAGTAGCTGATACCGAAGTGCTTATAGCTTCCTACTCACCAAACAATATGGTAACGGCCGAACAAATAGCTGCCAGTATAAAGGAAATTTTGCAGGCACAAAAGGAGTATTTAGGTGGTGAGCTACCTGTTGATAAATATGCTTTTATTTTCTATTTCACCGATCAGCCTGTGCTTTCATATGGCGCACTTGAGCACTCGTACAGTTCATTTTACTATATGCCCGAAATGCAGATACAGGCCATGGCGCAGCAGTTGAGGGACTTTGCCGCACATGAATTCTTCCATATCGTAACGCCTTTAACTATTCACTCAGAGGAAATAGATAATTTTGATTTCAACGATCCGAAAATGTCAAAACATCTGTGGATGTATGAAGGCGTAACAGAATACTTCGCAGGCAATATGCAGATCCAATACGACCTGATCGGGCCTGATGAATACCTTGAAATGATCAGGGAAAAGATGATAACCGCATCTGACTTTCTGGATACAGTCGCTTTTACCGACATCAGCAAGTTTACACTGGAAAAATATTCGGATCAATATTACAACGTGTACCTAAAAGGAGCTCTGATAGGCCTTGCTTTAGATCTTAAACTGCTTGAATTATCTAACGGTGAATACGGACTTCAGGAGCTGATGCATGACCTATCAAAAAAATATGGCAAAAATAGCGCCTTTGATGATGAACAACTCTTCGATATTATCACCGAAATGACATACCCTGAAATAGGAGAGTTTCTGAAAACCTATGTGGGCGGAACAAAGCCTTTGCCATATAAAGAGATTTTCCAGACGGTAGGTATAAATTACATACCCGAGGAAAATATAGAGCTTTATAGTATAGGTCTGCAACAGCAAAACATAACTATAGCTGAACACGAAGGTCAAAAGTACCTGGCTATAGCCGGCGTTGATAACCTCAATGCTATGGGAGACTCACTGGCCTTTGAAGAAGGGGATATTCTATTAAAGATTAACGGACAATCAATACCTCCACTGGGTCCTGAGATCGGGCCGTTTATTGGAAATATCCAGAACAGCCTTGATGAAGGGCAAACACTTTCTTATACGGTCTTGCGAAAAGATGATGAAGGAAATTTCAATGAAGTTGAATTAAGCTCACCGGTATTTAAAGTTCAGGCTGTTCAGCAGCATTTATTTGAACTGATGGAAAACCCTACTGAAAAGCAATTACTGATAAGGGAAGCCTGGCTGAGGCCATAA